One Streptomyces umbrinus genomic window, ACATGCCGGTCACGACGACCAACCCGTCCGCCTCCGGCACCTACAAGCTCCCGGCGTCGGGCAGCTACAACCTGGGCGGCACCAAGAAGCGCCACGGCTCGATCCTGAACCTGACGGCCGCCGAGGAGAGCCGCGTACAGGCCCGCTGGCCCAACACCACGGTCAACCGGCTCCAGTCGTACAACTTCCAGGACCGGTACGTCCGGCACGCCAACATGGACGTGCGCATCGACCCCAACGTCAGCCCCGCCGCCGACTCCCAGTTCCGGCTGAGAACCGGTCTGGCGGGCTCCGGTACCGTCTCCTTCGAGTCGGTGAACTTTCCCGGCTACTTCCTGCGGCACGCCGGATACGACTTCCAGCTCGCCTACAACGACGGCACCACCCAGTTCGCCGCGGACGCCACCTTCCGCAAGGTCGCCGGGCTCGCCGACGCAAGCTGGTCGTCGTTCCAGTCGTACAACCACCCCGACCGGTACATGCGCCACTACGGGTACCAGCTCCGTCTCGACCCGATCACCACGGCGACAGGGCGCGGCGACGCCACCTTCCGCGTGACGAACTGACCCCACGCCGGCGATGCGGTCCGTGGCCCCGTGCGGTCAGAGTGTGCCGTTCCCTCGCCGTACGGGGCCTCGTGTGGACCGGCGAGGGGCCAGGACCGGCTGCACGAGCCGATGCCGGTCCACACAGGTGCGGGCGTTGATGAGAGCGATCAGCAGGTCGACCGCTTCGTCGCTCACCCGGTCCGGGCGGAGGCTGAGCGTGGTGACGGGCGGGGTGGTCGCCGCGTAATCCGGATCCTCACTGATGCACGCCACCAGTAGATCCTGCGGCACTCGAAGCCCGTGGTGCCGGGCGGCGGCGAGGATGTTGTGACCGGAGTCGGAGTAGATGCCGATGACGGCGTCCGGTCGTGGATCGCGGTTGAGTAGCCGGCTGACCGCGTCCCGTTCAGCAGTGAAGTAGTCGGGCAGCGAGGCGTACTCCTCGACGAGTGTGGGCAAGTCGTGCTCGGCGCACCAGGAGGCGTA contains:
- a CDS encoding LacI family DNA-binding transcriptional regulator: MTAYGDLPVPYTEIPYYAQLALGAISAAHERGYLLMVMPSLLSPWMWLNTPMDGVIHVDPRADDPVRSLLRERGVPMVCDGRPPQPHWGDVWVDIDYDAGLRLLLDHLTEAGARRIALSQPLHDNEYPHLIGRAYASWCAEHDLPTLVEEYASLPDYFTAERDAVSRLLNRDPRPDAVIGIYSDSGHNILAAARHHGLRVPQDLLVACISEDPDYAATTPPVTTLSLRPDRVSDEAVDLLIALINARTCVDRHRLVQPVLAPRRSTRGPVRRGNGTL